Genomic segment of Coffea arabica cultivar ET-39 chromosome 1e, Coffea Arabica ET-39 HiFi, whole genome shotgun sequence:
GCAAAGCTTATTCAGAATATTGCGTAGAAATTGCAAGTTGGTTCATTATCCATGCCACATTATATACAACATAATATAGGGATGGAATTGTTTATTAAATTGTTATGTACAAGTAGAATTGATGCTGACGGGAAAATTTGTTGCATCAGTAGTggattgcctttttttttttgggcatgtTGTATatgtaaattttattttctatagACCATATCACATCAACTTTTTATGAGGatgaaaccctttttttttcggAGAATTTGGATGAAACATGATTTAGTTACCTCATATACCCAATGCTCTTCAACCTAGTAAACAGGTAGGTTGAACACAATTAGTGTGTTTAGCAAATTTTCTAAACCAATAGAATTGATCAGGGCGAACTAATAAGTTGCAGTCAACTGTTCAACACGTTCCGTGCACAATCCTCTCTGGTCTAAAAATAGTAGCTAAGACGAAATTTCGAGTACAGTATGGAGATGGAAAAGGCTTCAACAATGGAGTAGTAGCATCTTGAAGTGAAAGCAATTGTCACTTCTTTGACCAATACCTTTTTGTCCTGTTTTTACTATACTGCATATATTAATCAACTGGCTTACATTCCATTTGTAATGTTGTTCATATATACAAGTTGCATGTGGTgcaatatataattttatactCATATAACGGGCAAAAATACCATTTGCAATGTTGTACAATATTATGACCAAGCGAGCATGCCCAACTATGGTCTTGTTCTCGTTTACTTTATGTTTtacaaaatttaattataaaagtAATTATAGAGAATAATTAAAATCAACTAAAGTTACCTTTTGATAGATTAtagtttttttaattattaaaaaatttataatgtaaataaaaaaaagtaaaatcaaTTCAAATAATCAACCGAAAACAAACTCTATAAAACACAGATAGTATTACGCCAATTCTCAAGCTGCCTTCTAGTGATTAAATTTGTGAACCATATGCGTTTTCagaaatttccttttttctattttgaagATGTACCTTTTGctctttgtgtgtgtgtgtgtgtgtgttttgttTCGCTTTTGTATGCAGGGGCATAATTGTGAGTGGGTAATGGGATGGAGATATAACTctgaaaaaaaattaccataGAAGGTTAGATAATCCAGACCAATGGAGAATGAAGCacatattattaaaaaatacaataatgtaTAGTATAAAGAGAAGAGACAAAAAATTCAATAGACATGTTGCTACCAAAATCTAAAGCTGTTTCTTAGATAGGTCCCAGTAAGATTTTCTGCCTCCCACCTTTTCTATAAAAACCTCCCAACCCTTCCTCAACTTCTCCCCCCTCCCCTTAACTCTTACTTTAAGCCATCTTTTCTATCCTCTTAAATTCCTTAATATTTCTTTTAAGAGCATAATTAAATCTAAAACAACTTTAACCTATCCCTGGCAGTTAATTTAAAGCAGTGTTAGTTATACACTTAATGGTGATGATCGGGAAAAAGATATAGTAGTCAGGGACTTAAAGACTCATTAGAATGAAGGAGAATAGTCGAAAACAAGGTGCAGCTTCCCCATGTGCTGCATGCAAGCTTCTCAGGAGGAGGTGTGCTAAGGATTGTGTTTTTGCGCCTTATTTTCCAGCTGATGAACCGCAAAAGTTTGCAAGTGTTCATAAGGTTTTTGGTGCAAGCAATGTTAACAAGATGCTTCAGGTTcagtttcttttgtttattctctTCTCTCATTTGGttatttgcttttctttttcttttcattttttgttcttttctgtTCAATGCTTTTTCAATGTTCAACTGCCCCCCATTTGGCTTGATTATATATCTCATTTGCTCTTCTTTCTGATATAACCATGTCACCATATGCCATTTTAAAATTCATAATGCATCCTAGATATTCttgttctttcatttttttccccaattttggATGTGGGCTGAAAGAAAatgtcttttttcttcttttttttgtcaaaatcttCACTCAACTATAGCCAGAACTACCATGACAGAATAATGTGCCATAATCAAGTTAGTTCCTTGATTAAACTAAACATGGTTGAGTTTGAATGTGCTTTCAAGGATGATAGATATTGTAACCACTCAAATGAAGTTGCCTTTGGATTCAACACAGCATGTTGATTCTTTTTAAAAATGGGCCAGATTAGGAGCAGTCAAAAGTCACAATGGAGTGATTACTTGTAATGCTATCCATTCTTTAAAGAATGCGAGGAAGAtgctaggaaaaagaaaagaaagaaaaaagcaaCAGTTGGATTGCGTGTTTACAAAATTAAGTGGTGGTTGATCCTGTAAAAGTTACAAGTCTATATGTCTTTTGTGCATTTTTCGGATCCTTTTCTTTCGCATTCTTTACAAAGCAAGAGAAAGTAATTTTCTTGGCAACATTCGTCTTTGCAATTGTAGTCATCGAACAGTATCTCGGCCTTCTACTCCTTTGTGATGCTGTTGCTTGATTATTACTTAAATGTCGTACAATCAAGTTTTCTTTTATATCATCACCGAGGCtttattagttattttttaatgaATTAGTATCAAAGTTGCTAACCAATGTTTGCCACTACTTCAAAAGTACTGTTCTTTAGGTAAGCTTTATTTCATTGAATTATGTAGTGTGaacatgaatagtgtttctGCTGTACAATAGTGTGTGTTAATTGGCAATAGATAATTGCTTACTCTCTGGTTTCTTTCCTGCTTTTTAAATCCCGCCACTTTCCTACTTAAAAAAGAAATTCGGTGAGATTAATATAGTTCTGCACTGATACGATGTATGATTTAATTACACAaggtggagagagagagagagagagaatattTTATGTAAGAAATGTCTTGAGTTAtgcttttttctttaattcattTAGACAATTTTAATTTTACGAAAAAGTACAAACGTATGTATGTACCAATAGATTCGTTTGAATATTTATACATACATAGATGTACACACATGACTTTGTAGCGACAACAGTTGTATTTACCTGAccaattttggagaaaaataaattaaaacggGTCAATTCCGTAAATCTATAGTAGGGTAACTTTTGTGctcaaaaaataattgaaaggaTGGAAATTTCAACTCCTAACTTGCCCGGTACGTATCAACGTCAAAAAATATATGGTCTAGATTAGAATTTATGAGACACTTCCTCTTTGTCCCATTACCCTAGTTTTAGGTCCCCACAACAAAGACTTCATATCTTGTCTTTTTCCTctaagaaccaaaaaaaaaaaaaagaaatccacCGTAAAACTTGGTTTAGGGGACTTGGACTATAGCTAGTTCTGTTTTGCAAACTATCATattattaattaattcaaacaaagaGACCTACTAACTTTGTAAACTTTGCCTGATAAATTTGAGTTCGTATGTCCAAAATCTGTCATCTCCTAAAGTTAATAATAGCATTTATTAGTCAGCAATCTCATGCTCCatgataggaaaaaaaaaaaagctaacaTTTTTGGAATATCTCGATTTTCTCAAAACTAATTCCGGTAGTAAACTTAAAACTGGCTTTGAAATGAACTTGTATGTTGGCATGTCAAGCGTGGGAGGTGGAATTTGTCAAAAACATATTGATTTGATTATTAAGAGAATGACATATTTCTTTTCATCTATTCTCCAGGCAATTTTTTCCCATTATACCCCACAAAAACTAACTTTATGTTACATCATAGGCCTATTTgtcaaaatttcatttctagCTTTCACGATTTCGGGTGATATGAAGCTTTGGACATTTCAACTCCTACTCTACTTTTGCTCACAGGATTTCAATCATGTTTATTCTTGGAGGGTACTTAGGATTAggcattttttcttctttaggtTAAATCCCTCAAGgcatttgttaaaaatgttaGTCTGATAGATCCAGTGGTGTGACAAATAAAGTAATACTCTAGTCTAATCACGagcagagaaaaagaaaaatctaatTAGAATAAAAAGATGGCCAAGTAATGATGCCTTGATTTGATCAAGAGACAATACTGCCGTGTGAATTGATTCCTTTGATTTTCGCTTAAAAGAGTACGTGATGATGGTCCTAAATCACCTTTAGGACTAGGTACAAGACGGGATTGTGGAGAATAAAGCAATTGCTCCTGTATATATTTCTATGCAGGAAACATCTCTTTCTCTTTAGACAACTAATCAATTTTTGAGAGAAGAAATATTcctcttatcttttcttttctttccccttttttttttttataattcatGGGTGCATGTAAGCTCAAGCtttttagtcaaagatttttcaATGTGAGTTGTTTGAAAAAGTGCATGCTTATATCATATAATCggaacttttttctttttgtaggtAAGTTCACACTGATAAAACTTACAAAGTCTAAAAGTATGCAAGTCTAagtcaaaatttaaaatttttccttaaatttcaAAGGAGAGTGCATGGTATGTAATCATGAGATCACTTTAACGTTGGTGATTTGTCAAAATTTGGGTGACACTTCTTGATGACTTTTGTCCAAGACATTGGAATCTCTATGTTTTGGCCTAATTGATTATCTCAATTTCGCATCAGATTGCTTGTTTCAGGGTTTAAAGTACATCATGATATAAAGTTTAATTTCATGATGATGCTATGAACAGGATTTTATCGAAATTaggttaaaattttaaataataattGCAGGAACATGGTCGCATTTAGTCGacatgtaccaaaaaaaaaggacagaaaacaaattaaaaattctCCTACAATTTGAATGACAATTCGCGGAATCTAATTAAAATGCTTTCCTAACAATCCTTTTAATTATGCTGAAGAGTGATGTACATAAGCCAAGTTCTTATAATAAGTACTTAATACAACATAACATCCAAAGTATTACGTTAAAAAAGTCCAAAATTGTTTACCTGTTCTTTACTTTCTCCATAAATTTACCTAACTATTAAAGAAGCTTCATAATAAGGTTACTAATGTTGTAGAAAAAAGCAGGCTTGATAtctttcactttctctttgctTCAAAACTTTCCGTTTTGTTACAAGATTTTGTTGTTTGGTTTACCAGTTTGTAAGTGCAATACTGCTAATAATGTGGAATCTTAGCCAAAgtactaataaataaaataatctaGATTCTAGGCAAAGGATCAAGAACAAAATGCACAGAAGTATCAATCTTCTTTTTGCAATATCTGCTGCTCATTTCTGAAGCATAAAATTTGCAGGAGCTGCCGGAGCATCAGCGGGGCGATGCGGTTAGTTCCATGGTATATGAAGCAAATGCAAGAGTGAGAGATCCTGTATATGGTTGTGTGGGAGCAATATCATCCTTACAGCAGCAAATAGATGTTCTTCAAACTCAACTGGCACTTGCACAAGCTGAAGTGGTGCAGATGAGAATGAGACAGTTCTCTTCGATTTCGCCCGGCACTGCGACCAATTCACCTGATCACAACAACATTACATCTCCTTCGTCATCCCGGCACACACAATCTCATCATGATCGTACGTCCCTTTTTGCAATGGGGATGGTAATAGATCATCAGGCCAGCATGGGAGAGTCCTTGTGGTCATGTTAGAAAAGTTAGTAGCATGGCAAGCCATGCCTTGTCTGCCTGGCTTTTATTTAGTCTAATGATTCTACCATGGTCTTTCCCTTTATTGCCTGGCTTTATCATGGTCACTTTTCTTGTTGGGGTTTTCTTTTGTGGGCCTGTTTTACTTACATTACATAGAATTACCTATAGCAAATTAGATGATGATGATTAATGATTATAAGTGACTATATTGTAAATTTATACACATACCTTTTGTGAGTAATTAAAGAGTTATCTATGTGTAGTTGACTATTTAAGTAAAAGCTCTGTTTTGCTTCTGTTGTTTTTCTTTAGCCAAAACTGCATCGATTTCAAGCCATTATCTGCACTTCTCGCTGAGAAATCCAAGTCCAGTACCAGAGAAAAAAAGATGTTATGTGATGACATAATTATTTCTTCTGCGCATGCTCTAAAGGTATGGAGGAATGGCAATGATTATTTGTAGGGAAAAAGATGCGCATCAGCAGTTGGTACCAATTAAAGTGAACTTGTGATTTCAAAGAAGCAGCTGAGCTAAGGAAGGAATCTTCCTGAACAGAGGCAGCTCTTGTGATGCCCTTAATTAATTTCGTGTAGAGATGAAATACAtcgcaaataaataaataatatacaGGCtatgtttggatagtaaatttttttaaaataatttttcgcTTATATcataaacattttttttaatctactTTTTTTACATTtccaatcacatttttatctcacatacatcacatcacaaaaagtactacagtttTTATAGTACTGATAATAATAGTAGCAAGATACCAATAACAGCTAGTATTATTTGCAAAACAGGGTTTCAACTATAGTGATACTACTATATGGTTgtaaaatatcaataaatgaCTCTTAGAATTATTGACTATGTTTGcttttttcaaactttagtAACTAGAATCACTCATGCTCTGAATGTTTGGAACAAAATCTATAATTCTCTCGAATAAATGTACAACTTTTGGAGGTTACATTACTAGTTTAACCAAATTCAttcccttgttttcctttgtttagTTTTACTTGGGCCAAATTTGCAACTTGCGACTAGTCTAGTTTTTGTCGCAAATTTCATTAACTAGTCAACTTATtcatttatccctttttgtaAAGAAGTGAAAATTC
This window contains:
- the LOC113701046 gene encoding LOB domain-containing protein 4; this encodes MKENSRKQGAASPCAACKLLRRRCAKDCVFAPYFPADEPQKFASVHKVFGASNVNKMLQELPEHQRGDAVSSMVYEANARVRDPVYGCVGAISSLQQQIDVLQTQLALAQAEVVQMRMRQFSSISPGTATNSPDHNNITSPSSSRHTQSHHDRTSLFAMGMVIDHQASMGESLWSC